CCGAAACCGAAGAATTTTTGCAGCCCATGGAGCAGGGCGCGCGCCGCCTGGCGCGCATGATCGACGCCCTGCTGCTGCTCTCGCGCACGGCCAGCGGGCCGCTGCAGCCCGCGCCCATCGACCTGGTGGCGCAGGCGCAGGCGCTGGCGGCGCAGCTGGCCGCGCCCGGCGCCCTGGTGCAGTGGCAGTGGCCCGCCGCGCCGGTGCTGCTGCAGGCCGATGCGGCGCAGCTGCGCCAGCTGCTGCAGGCGCTGCTGGAGAACGCGCTCAAGTTCAGCCAGGGCCGGGCGCCGGCGCAGATTGCGCTGCGGGCCGAACCTTTGGCCGGCGGCGGCTGGCGCTGGAGCGTGCAGGACAACGGCGCCGGCTTTGACCTGGCGCGCGCCCAGGGCCTGTTCGGCCTGTTCCAGCGCCTGCACCGCGAGAGCGAGTTCGAGGGCCTGGGCGTCGGCCTGGCGCTGGCGCAGGCGATTGCCCAGCGCCACGGCGCGCGCATCACGGCCCAGGCGCAACCTGGCGCTGGCTGCACCATCCACCTTGATTGGCCCGCGCACGTTTCGCACGTTTAGAAGTGACCCCCTATGCATACCAGCGCCCTGGTTCTTTTCTCTGGCGGGCAGGATTCAACCACCTGCCTGGCCCACGCCCTGGCGCGCTACGAGCGCGTCGAAACCCTGGGTTTTGACTACGGCCAGCGCCACCACGTAGAGCTCGATGCGCGGCGCACGGTGCTCGCGCGCCTGCGGCGTGAATTCCCGCACTGGGCGCCGCGCCTGGGCGAAGACCATGTGCTGGGCCTGGAGGTGCTGCGCCAGATTGGCGGCTCCAGCCTGACCGAGGAGCGCGCCATCGCCCTGCGCGCCGATGGCCTGCCCGACACCTTCGTGCCCGGGCGTAACCTGCTGTTTTTGACTGTG
This DNA window, taken from Acidovorax sp. HDW3, encodes the following:
- a CDS encoding ATP-binding protein; translated protein: MATPAQDPQDARDAGAELSALRAELAALRQAHAGLLHAVSHDLRAPLRHISSFAPLLREAVQALQAGDLAAGAETEEFLQPMEQGARRLARMIDALLLLSRTASGPLQPAPIDLVAQAQALAAQLAAPGALVQWQWPAAPVLLQADAAQLRQLLQALLENALKFSQGRAPAQIALRAEPLAGGGWRWSVQDNGAGFDLARAQGLFGLFQRLHRESEFEGLGVGLALAQAIAQRHGARITAQAQPGAGCTIHLDWPAHVSHV